The DNA region CTCTGCCGTCGCATATGAGCCTGAGCCTTGCGCGTCAGTCTTGCGCATCCAGTCTTACGCTGGCCTTCCCGCGCGGCGTGCCACGGTGACGCCGCCGCGCGAGGGCGTGCGCGCTTGAGCGCTCGACAAGTCCGGCTGCGTGGTCAGAGTTTGCCAAGCAGCAACAGGACGACGAGGAGGATCAGGATGACGCCTGGAATTCCGACGCCGGCATGGCCGAACCCGTAGCCATAGCCGCCCAGGCGGCCGCTGAAGCCTCCCAACAGGAAGATGACGAGAACGACGATGAGGATGGTTCCAAGCGACATGACGGATCTCCCCTTTCAGAGGCGCGCCGGCCAGCTCAATCTTCATTGCACACGCGACGAGACGCTGGTCGGCTGTTAACGGGATGGCGCGATCGTCGCGCCATCCGAAAAGCCGTGGGGCTATTTCCGATCGATGGAAATGCCTCTCTCACCGACATTGAGCTCGATGGTGGTCGTATGCCGATCTCGGTAGTATTGATAACCCAGGACTGCGATGACGACGGCGAGGACCGCGACGATCGTGTAGAGGACGTTTCGGCTCATGGTCTGGTGTCCCTTGCTGGCTGTCGGTCCGTCTTTCGATACGCACGTGACTGTCGCATCCCGGCTTCCGCGCCGGCGTCACTGCCATGGACAATAGGCGACGCACTGGTACTCCGCCGGGCCTTCGATCGTCGGCACCTCCTGCCAGCGCAGCCGGCAGCCGTCTTCGGTCAGCCCCTCGCAGAGCCGCGCCGGGGCATGGCGTCGGACTTGACGCCACTGCGTGGCGCGACGACTGCCCT from Blastochloris tepida includes:
- a CDS encoding DUF3309 family protein encodes the protein MSLGTILIVVLVIFLLGGFSGRLGGYGYGFGHAGVGIPGVILILLVVLLLLGKL